In Monodelphis domestica isolate mMonDom1 chromosome 3, mMonDom1.pri, whole genome shotgun sequence, the following proteins share a genomic window:
- the LOC100009874 gene encoding galactoside alpha-(1,2)-fucosyltransferase 2-like, translating into MSSPQIPFSFPVLHFLLFIFVTSIVFHLQLRLSKISKSWKQPPTLESSAFTIYHPDGIWTVNSIGRLGNQMGEYATLYALAKLNGHRAYISPEMHQQLAPIFRITLPVLPASVAQHIHWRNYPLHDWMSEEYRHIHGEYVHFTGYPCSWTFYHHLREEIRREFTLHDYVRNEAQAYLHRIQKSPATFVGVHVRRGDYVRIMPQVWKGVVAHKGYLDQAMNWFRARYNDTVFVVTSNDMSWCRENIDTTKGDVVFAGDGVESSPAKDFALLTQCNHTIMTIGTFGIWAAYLVGGETIYLANYTLPDSPFLKIFKPEAAFLPEWIGIPADLSPLLKN; encoded by the coding sequence ATGTCAAGTCCCCAGATACCCTTCTCCTTCCCAGTCCTCcacttcctcctcttcatctttGTGACCTCAATAGTCTTCCATCTTCAACTTCGACTCTCCAAGATATCTAAATCATGGAAACAACCACCAACCCTTGAGTCTTCAGCCTTTACAATCTACCACCCTGATGGCATCTGGACTGTGAATTCTATAGGCCGTCTAGGAAACCAAATGGGTGAGTATGCCACCCTCTATGCTCTGGCAAAACTCAATGGCCACAGGGCCTACATATCACCTGAGATGCATCAACAACTTGCTCCCATATTCCGTATCACCCTTCCTGTTCTACCAGCCAGTGTGGCCCAGCATATACATTGGCGGAACTACCCCCTACATGACTGGATGTCGGAGGAATATCGACATATTCATGGTGAATATGTCCATTTCACGGGTTACCCCTGTTCCTGGACTTTCTACCACCACCTTCGAGAAGAAATCCGTCGTGAATTCACCCTGCATGACTATGTCCGAAATGAAGCTCAGGCCTACCTCCACAGGATACAGAAAAGCCCAGCCACCTTTGTGGGAGTCCATGTCCGCCGAGGTGACTATGTCCGTATCATGCCCCAGGTCTGGAAGGGGGTGGTAGCACACAAAGGCTACTTGGATCAAGCAATGAATTGGTTCAGAGCCCGTTACAATGATACTGTCTTTGTGGTCACCAGCAATGATATGTCATGGTGCCGGGAGAACATTGACACCACCAAGGGAGATGTGGTATTTGCAGGGGATGGAGTGGAGAGCTCTCCAGCAAAGGATTTTGCTCTGTTGACCCAGTGCAACCACACCATCATGACCATTGGCACCTTTGGCATCTGGGCTGCCTACCTGGTAGGTGGTGAGACGATCTATTTGGCCAACTACACCCTTCCAGACTCACCTTTCCTCAAAATCTTCAAACCTGAAGCAGCTTTCCTGCCTGAATGGATAGGGATCCCAGCTGACCTGTCACCCCTGCTCAAGAACTGA